Proteins from a single region of Corynebacterium casei LMG S-19264:
- the ispG gene encoding flavodoxin-dependent (E)-4-hydroxy-3-methylbut-2-enyl-diphosphate synthase, which translates to MSIGLGIPEGPPPTLAPRRKTRQLFVGDVGVGSDHPISVQSMTTTKTHDVNATLQQIAQLATAGCDMVRVACPKTVDAEALPAIAKKSPIPVIADIHFQPKYIFSAIDAGCAAVRVNPGNIKEFDGRVKEVAKAAGDAGIPIRIGVNGGSLDKRLLEKYGKATPEALVESAIWEAGLFEEHGYGDIAISVKHSDPVLMVEAYRQLAAKTDYPLHLGVTEAGPKFLGTIKSSVAFGALLADGIGDTIRVSLSADPVEEIKVGDQILQSLNLRPRKLEIVSCPSCGRAQVDVYKLAEEVTAGLDGMEFPLRVAVMGCVVNGPGEARDADLGVASGNGKGQIFVKGEVVKTVPEAKIVETLIEEAMRIADEQGLEAVEGSKAQVRVTR; encoded by the coding sequence ATGTCTATTGGTCTAGGTATCCCAGAGGGTCCTCCACCGACCTTGGCGCCGCGTCGTAAGACCCGCCAGTTATTCGTTGGTGATGTAGGCGTGGGGTCTGACCATCCGATCTCCGTGCAGTCGATGACTACAACCAAGACGCATGATGTGAACGCAACCCTGCAGCAGATTGCTCAGTTGGCAACCGCTGGCTGTGACATGGTGCGCGTTGCGTGTCCAAAGACTGTTGACGCGGAGGCGCTGCCTGCCATCGCGAAGAAGTCCCCGATTCCAGTTATTGCTGATATTCACTTCCAGCCGAAGTACATCTTCTCTGCTATTGACGCTGGCTGTGCTGCGGTTCGTGTGAACCCAGGCAACATTAAAGAATTTGATGGCCGCGTTAAGGAAGTAGCTAAGGCTGCTGGTGACGCCGGCATTCCAATCCGTATTGGTGTCAACGGTGGCTCTTTGGATAAGCGCCTGTTGGAAAAGTATGGCAAGGCAACCCCGGAGGCTCTGGTTGAGTCTGCTATCTGGGAAGCTGGCCTGTTCGAGGAGCATGGCTACGGTGATATCGCGATTTCCGTGAAGCACTCTGACCCAGTGCTCATGGTGGAGGCGTACCGTCAGCTGGCTGCGAAGACTGACTACCCACTGCACCTTGGTGTTACTGAAGCTGGCCCTAAGTTCTTGGGCACCATTAAGTCTTCTGTTGCTTTCGGCGCATTGCTCGCCGATGGCATTGGTGACACCATTCGTGTGTCCCTGTCTGCCGACCCAGTGGAGGAAATCAAGGTTGGTGACCAGATTCTACAGTCCCTTAATCTGCGTCCGCGCAAGCTGGAGATTGTTTCTTGCCCATCTTGTGGCCGTGCTCAGGTTGACGTGTACAAGCTGGCTGAAGAAGTTACCGCGGGTCTTGACGGCATGGAGTTCCCACTGCGCGTTGCAGTAATGGGTTGTGTTGTGAACGGTCCTGGTGAAGCACGTGATGCTGACTTGGGCGTTGCTTCCGGCAACGGCAAGGGGCAGATTTTTGTCAAGGGTGAGGTTGTTAAGACCGTGCCTGAGGCGAAGATTGTGGAGACCCTTATCGAAGAGGCAATGCGTATTGCTGATGAGCAGGGCTTGGAAGCTGTTGAAGGTTCCAAGGCGCAGGTTCGCGTAACTCGCTAA
- a CDS encoding penicillin-binding transpeptidase domain-containing protein — MKRSVSLLCAVSIAAGTVVACTPKPVSADPTVDSIVQAMESGEAFGEFFDRSAEVDDVFTSTYEGLQAEGIDVEVHDIEQNDSRATANYTITWDLPRDRELTYDTSMVLTKANDEWTGRWQPIMVHPSLGANQHLELRSIPAERASVVSSDGVELMRPGLQYRVIVDMRDVEGVPAFAGRIAAAINDAGGNAPEASDLASEMSEVDGNYSVGLFNEEIGKRLQARFADDPQVRINEEPALVVRDQGFARDLMSRVSNLVSDDVDGVNGWSVAVVNDEGAAFSNVVEHAPDPSPAVRVSIDYDVQRAAEEAVNLRADSQTMMVAIRPSSGEILAVAQTEAADRDGDVALSGQYPPGSVFKIITAAAGVDKQGVDRGSIVPCPGTMDIYGRVVTNYNGFSLGNVPLQDAFASSCNTTFADMSTRLAPGELADEGKQFGLGIDFEIPGLTTMTGSIPEGETPLERTEAGYGQGYDLASPFGMAMVSATVANGSTPVPTLVSTEETKVSETVEPPSEHVINELRSMMRQTVTSGTAAGMQAQGEIFGKTGEAEINQGSHAWFTGYRADDDIAFATLVVLGGGSETSVSITDSFFQNLDKHRAEPQS; from the coding sequence ATGAAACGGTCGGTATCGCTGCTGTGTGCAGTATCAATAGCTGCAGGAACAGTGGTTGCGTGTACCCCGAAGCCGGTCTCGGCTGATCCCACCGTTGACTCCATCGTGCAAGCGATGGAGTCCGGTGAAGCCTTCGGCGAATTCTTTGATAGGTCTGCTGAAGTAGATGATGTTTTCACCTCTACTTATGAGGGACTGCAGGCCGAAGGCATCGATGTTGAAGTGCATGATATTGAGCAAAATGACTCTCGTGCAACAGCAAATTACACCATCACGTGGGACTTGCCGCGTGATAGGGAATTAACCTATGACACCTCGATGGTGCTGACCAAAGCCAATGATGAATGGACTGGCCGTTGGCAGCCCATCATGGTGCACCCATCGTTGGGAGCTAATCAGCACTTGGAGCTGCGGTCAATCCCAGCAGAGCGCGCGAGCGTAGTTAGCTCCGACGGTGTGGAGTTGATGCGCCCAGGCCTGCAATACCGCGTCATAGTCGATATGCGCGACGTAGAGGGCGTCCCAGCATTCGCAGGACGGATTGCTGCTGCCATCAATGATGCTGGGGGAAATGCGCCTGAGGCTTCTGACCTAGCAAGCGAGATGTCCGAAGTTGATGGCAACTACTCGGTGGGTTTATTCAACGAGGAAATCGGTAAGCGCCTGCAAGCGCGTTTTGCTGATGATCCGCAGGTACGCATTAATGAGGAGCCAGCGCTCGTGGTTCGGGATCAAGGTTTTGCGCGGGATTTGATGTCGCGTGTCTCCAACCTGGTCTCCGATGATGTTGATGGCGTCAACGGCTGGTCCGTTGCAGTGGTCAATGATGAAGGCGCTGCCTTCTCCAACGTGGTGGAGCATGCGCCCGATCCATCGCCAGCAGTGCGCGTCAGCATTGACTATGACGTGCAGCGTGCGGCGGAAGAAGCCGTGAATCTGCGCGCGGACTCGCAGACCATGATGGTGGCTATCCGTCCTTCTTCGGGCGAGATTTTGGCTGTTGCGCAGACCGAAGCCGCCGACCGCGACGGTGATGTTGCGTTGAGCGGTCAATACCCACCGGGCTCGGTGTTTAAGATTATTACCGCCGCCGCTGGGGTGGATAAGCAAGGCGTGGACCGCGGCTCCATCGTGCCGTGTCCCGGCACCATGGACATCTATGGCCGTGTGGTGACCAACTACAACGGCTTCTCCTTGGGCAACGTGCCGCTGCAAGATGCATTCGCGAGCTCATGCAACACCACGTTTGCTGATATGTCGACGCGTCTTGCGCCAGGAGAGCTTGCCGATGAAGGAAAGCAGTTCGGGCTCGGAATCGACTTTGAGATTCCCGGTCTAACCACCATGACAGGCAGCATTCCGGAGGGGGAGACGCCTCTGGAGCGTACTGAGGCCGGCTACGGCCAGGGCTATGACCTGGCTTCACCTTTTGGCATGGCAATGGTATCAGCCACGGTAGCCAATGGATCCACCCCAGTTCCTACGCTGGTTTCAACTGAAGAGACAAAGGTGTCAGAGACAGTTGAACCGCCGAGTGAGCATGTGATTAATGAGCTACGCTCGATGATGCGACAGACCGTCACCTCCGGTACCGCTGCGGGTATGCAAGCGCAGGGTGAAATCTTTGGCAAGACTGGTGAGGCTGAAATCAATCAGGGATCACATGCATGGTTCACCGGATACCGGGCGGATGACGATATTGCTTTTGCAACGCTCGTGGTCTTGGGCGGCGGCTCTGAAACCTCCGTGTCCATTACTGATTCCTTCTTCCAGAATCTGGATAAGCACCGAGCCGAACCCCAAAGCTAA
- the map gene encoding type I methionyl aminopeptidase, producing MSTREKLKPGKPTPVRKVPDHIERPEYVWKDTVQEAMGEPFVQTPETIEAMREASKIAANALKEAGAAVAPGVTTDEVDRVAHEYMCDHGAYPSTLGYLGFTKSSCVSLNEIICHGIPDSTVIQDGDIVNIDVTAYKNGVHGDTNATFLAGDVSEEHRLLVERTKESMMRGIKAAKPGREVNVIGRVIESYANRFGYNVVRDFTGHGVGPTFHNGLIVLHYDSTAYRNVLEPGMTLTIEPMLNLGSLEYDIWSDDWTVQNRDGKFTAQFEHTIVITEDGNEILTLPD from the coding sequence ATGAGTACTCGTGAAAAATTGAAGCCTGGTAAGCCAACCCCCGTCCGCAAAGTACCAGACCATATTGAACGCCCAGAATACGTCTGGAAAGACACCGTTCAAGAGGCAATGGGTGAACCATTTGTTCAAACCCCAGAAACCATTGAAGCAATGCGCGAGGCATCAAAGATCGCCGCGAATGCGCTGAAGGAAGCTGGCGCTGCAGTTGCTCCTGGCGTGACCACAGATGAGGTGGACCGCGTGGCTCATGAGTACATGTGTGACCATGGCGCTTACCCATCCACCCTGGGATACTTAGGCTTCACAAAGTCCAGCTGTGTGTCCTTGAATGAGATTATTTGCCACGGCATTCCAGATAGCACCGTTATTCAAGACGGCGATATCGTCAACATTGACGTCACCGCCTACAAGAATGGCGTGCACGGCGATACCAACGCGACGTTCCTCGCAGGTGATGTTTCTGAAGAGCACCGTTTGTTGGTTGAGCGGACCAAGGAATCAATGATGCGCGGTATCAAGGCTGCCAAGCCAGGACGTGAAGTCAACGTCATCGGCCGCGTTATTGAGTCTTATGCCAACCGCTTTGGATACAACGTGGTGCGTGACTTTACCGGCCACGGTGTGGGCCCAACTTTCCACAATGGACTGATTGTGCTGCACTATGATTCCACGGCCTACCGTAACGTACTAGAGCCAGGCATGACCCTGACCATTGAACCAATGTTGAACCTCGGTTCTTTGGAATATGACATCTGGTCTGATGACTGGACCGTGCAAAACCGTGATGGTAAGTTCACCGCGCAGTTTGAGCACACCATCGTGATTACCGAGGATGGTAATGAGATTCTGACGCTGCCAGATTAA
- the mtr gene encoding mycothione reductase produces MTHYDLIIIGAGSGNSIPTPEHDDISIAIIEKDKFGGTCMNVGCIPTKMYVYAADVAHQTSHSQKLGITGEVTNVDWDSIVDRVFTNRIDKIAEGGEAYRRGDETPNITVYDQHAEFIGPKTIKTGDDVITGDEIVIATGSRPQIPSAIANSGATYHTNETIMRLPQQPKSLAIIGGGFIAMEFAHVFEGLGTDVTIINRSETLLRWLDKDLSSRFNTQARDRYNVITNVNVQDVENTANGGVKISLDNDSVLEADALLVATGRIPNGDQMNLESAGIEMHEDGRIKVDDFGRTTAEGVWALGDVSSPYMLKHVANAETKAVRQNMLHPDDMVPMPHDHVPSAIFTHPQIATVGLTEEEARAQNLDITVKVQNYSDVAYGWAMEDHDGICKLIADKKSGKLLGAHFYGPQASTLIQQMITVMAFDLDVRDFAQKQYWIHPALPEVTENALLGLEFDSE; encoded by the coding sequence ATGACACACTATGACTTGATCATCATCGGCGCCGGTTCCGGCAACTCCATCCCCACCCCGGAGCACGACGATATCTCGATCGCGATTATTGAGAAGGACAAATTCGGCGGCACCTGCATGAACGTTGGCTGCATCCCCACCAAGATGTACGTCTACGCGGCCGATGTAGCTCACCAGACCAGCCACTCACAGAAGTTGGGTATCACCGGTGAGGTCACCAATGTGGACTGGGATTCCATTGTTGACCGCGTGTTTACCAACCGCATTGACAAAATCGCCGAAGGTGGCGAGGCTTACCGCCGCGGCGACGAGACCCCAAACATTACGGTCTATGACCAGCATGCTGAGTTCATTGGCCCAAAGACCATTAAGACTGGCGACGATGTCATCACCGGCGACGAAATCGTCATCGCTACTGGCTCCCGCCCACAGATCCCTTCCGCTATTGCAAACTCCGGCGCGACTTACCACACCAATGAGACCATTATGCGCCTGCCACAGCAGCCAAAGAGCTTGGCCATCATCGGGGGCGGCTTCATCGCTATGGAGTTTGCACACGTCTTTGAGGGCCTTGGGACCGATGTCACCATCATCAACCGCTCTGAGACGCTACTGCGTTGGCTGGACAAGGATCTCTCTTCCCGCTTCAACACCCAAGCCCGTGATCGCTACAACGTGATCACCAACGTCAACGTTCAAGATGTAGAGAACACCGCCAATGGTGGCGTCAAGATCTCTTTGGACAACGACAGTGTTCTCGAAGCCGATGCATTGCTGGTTGCTACCGGACGCATCCCTAACGGCGACCAGATGAACCTAGAGTCTGCCGGCATTGAAATGCACGAGGACGGCCGCATCAAGGTTGATGACTTTGGCCGCACCACCGCTGAGGGCGTTTGGGCACTTGGCGATGTCTCCTCGCCGTACATGCTCAAGCACGTAGCGAATGCAGAGACCAAGGCTGTGCGCCAAAACATGCTCCATCCAGATGACATGGTGCCAATGCCACACGACCACGTCCCTTCCGCAATCTTTACCCACCCACAGATTGCGACAGTCGGGCTCACAGAAGAAGAAGCACGTGCACAAAACCTCGACATCACCGTCAAGGTTCAAAACTACAGCGATGTTGCCTATGGCTGGGCGATGGAAGACCACGACGGCATCTGCAAGCTGATTGCAGACAAGAAGTCCGGAAAGCTCCTTGGCGCACACTTCTATGGCCCACAGGCATCCACGCTTATCCAGCAGATGATTACCGTGATGGCATTTGATTTGGATGTTCGAGACTTCGCCCAGAAGCAATACTGGATTCACCCTGCATTGCCTGAGGTTACAGAGAATGCTCTATTGGGTTTGGAATTCGATTCCGAGTAA
- a CDS encoding alpha/beta hydrolase has product MNQLREWHPDFLGEDYQALTLPLGKDPDGAGQIQATLVRYKPEDANTEGRPALLWVHGMTDYFFQSHVAEYFHNQGYAFYAIDLRKCGRARQDGEPWHYVTDLEYYFTDLDAALETITEHHPSMTPIAHSTAGIIVPMWLNQLNSDKVPALILDSPWLDLMGFSQRQLRVIRPIINVAGKLLPRVKFPGGGLAAFGESIHADFYGEWNYDLAIKPLGGHRKYLGWLRAVLNSQHLIHTDQIDVGVPTLVLTSGRSHLGRPYSPATDTADAVIDVQQTQRWAPHLGKDVEIHTILGARHDVFLSLKPARDEAFAVTSAYLAQHVKK; this is encoded by the coding sequence ATGAATCAACTGCGCGAGTGGCACCCCGATTTTTTGGGTGAGGATTATCAAGCTCTTACTTTGCCTTTAGGAAAAGACCCGGACGGCGCTGGCCAAATTCAAGCCACCTTAGTTCGCTACAAACCAGAAGACGCAAATACCGAAGGCCGCCCGGCACTCCTGTGGGTACATGGCATGACGGACTACTTCTTTCAATCTCACGTTGCGGAATACTTCCACAACCAGGGCTATGCCTTTTATGCCATCGACTTGCGCAAATGCGGCCGTGCCCGGCAAGACGGTGAACCTTGGCATTACGTGACCGACTTGGAGTACTACTTCACGGACCTTGATGCCGCATTAGAGACGATCACCGAACATCACCCAAGCATGACTCCAATTGCACACTCCACTGCCGGCATTATCGTGCCGATGTGGCTTAATCAGCTAAATAGTGACAAGGTTCCTGCACTAATCCTTGACAGCCCCTGGCTCGACTTGATGGGTTTTAGCCAGCGCCAGCTGCGAGTGATTCGCCCAATAATCAATGTCGCTGGCAAGCTTCTCCCCCGCGTCAAATTTCCAGGCGGCGGGCTCGCAGCCTTCGGCGAATCTATCCACGCCGATTTCTATGGCGAGTGGAATTACGACTTGGCCATCAAGCCGCTTGGGGGGCACCGGAAATATTTGGGCTGGCTACGCGCTGTACTCAACAGCCAGCATCTCATCCACACCGACCAAATTGATGTGGGAGTACCAACGCTAGTGCTCACGTCTGGCCGCTCGCACTTGGGAAGGCCCTATTCGCCTGCGACCGACACGGCCGATGCCGTGATTGACGTGCAGCAGACTCAGCGCTGGGCTCCCCATCTTGGAAAAGATGTTGAGATACACACTATTCTGGGAGCTAGGCACGACGTATTTCTTTCCCTCAAACCAGCACGCGACGAAGCGTTTGCTGTCACCAGCGCCTATCTCGCGCAGCACGTAAAGAAATAA